gtactacagtgttggccaaaagtattggcacccctgcaattctgtcagataatactctttttcttccagaaaatgatgttTCTGGCTCGCTATGTGGCGCCTTAgcttgaaacattttttttttcagcttacaATAAACTAATTAATAAGCTAATACTGCGAGCTGTATACAAGGAATAGTTGCTATAATCCCGGCCTGTATACATAAGATTATATTTAaagcaaatgtaaagcaccatggaatgaatggtgctatataaataataataataataataataataataatatttctgtaTTTATCCTGCGACTATAAGTAATAAATCAGCTTTAGTTTTACTTTCTTTGGCTCTGGAGAGATTTCTGAGAACAGGtcggtgttgtagggaggttggCGGATGTCTGGTCGCCGCAGATGCTGAAGACAGGAAGCCATTACAGTTTGTTAGACAGGAAAGCGATGATGGTGATCCAATGACTGTTATTATATTTGCACGACTTTGGGTTCGGCTTTTTCAGTTTTATATAACCCTCAGCTGCTGTTATCAGGGCGGGTTTCCTGTTTGTGAGCAGAATCCAGTGACGGCTCTCGTGCGACCTCCTCACCAGAAATGGAGACAAGAATTCTTGGTGAAATTCATTTTTTATCAGATATTTATCAATAATGTAATAAAAGTCCTTAATAATCCTAAATCTACAGTACACTGGTGACACTGGAATATGATGGGAGTGATGAAGAAGATGGAAATCTGAGAATGTTTCATGCACAATCTCATGtcaccattcatttcaaagggcccCATGGAGGATTTTGAGGACTGGGAAGATGGGAACAAGGTGATATGATTGTCAACTTGTGGCGGTCAGTACCGGGGAATAATTACTGGGGTAACAGCAGCAGGGGCTGCCATAGGCTCCGCGACATTGGGGGGCCCGGCGGGCCTCTGAtgtctttattttttaataggctgttacttgcTGGAGTAGCTCCAGTTGGTAACGGGCCCAATTTATTTACCAACCCTTGCTCCTGCACATGGCCACTGGTGCTGccccttctgcagaggtggctgtgagtaGGAGGGGGCTCAGTAAGTAAGGCTGCGGGCTTGTGAACCCCACAAGCACCGCCATCGTTATACTTGGTGggaagtcttttcagacccctgagtctGAGTACAATGATCAGAGCTctaagagaggtgagggaacatagaaaacacagttacttacctctcttgggctctggAAGGCATTGGGCCTACTTGGTCATGTAGGCTGGGTTTGCGTCCTTATGTGCGAGCAGGGGAAGGGGTTATGGGGGGGGTTTATGCGACTTAATACTAATGGCctctttgaaaaaaaacaaaaaacacatcaggggctagccaggccccctaatgtcccgggtcctgtggcaactGCTACTGCAGTAATTATGCCCCTGCGTTTATGCCTCCAAAGACCCTCCTGTGCACGCCGCTGTCGTAGAACCAAACACAGACCCATAAAGGAGAATGAGCGGGAGAAACTTTGGGCAATAAAAACAGCAGGAAATTTTAACTAATAGAATTTTtatcatattatttatataattaattaaataaaacaTCTGTCCACGAGCCGATACTCAAGAGAATGCGAGTCCTGGAGTAAGACAACCCTAAGCACAGATAATGGAATGTTACACAATGAGGTCACACCACATACCAAAAACAAAGATTCTTAGATTTTTACTTTTCCCAGATATGTGATGTTGGATATTCTAGAAATAAAGGGCCAAGTCTAATGTTTTTGATTCAAAAATTTGATTTGTTTCTCTTTATGTACTTTTACGAATCATCTGTATGATGAATGCTGCAACAATGCAATGGTCTATCACTTATATATGCAGTAAAGCATGTTATGAAGTCACATATGTTTTAtatcagcatggtggctcagtggttagcactagacatgagcgaacagtaaaatgtccgaggttcgatattcgtttcgagtagcccctcaatattcgactactcgaatcgaatatcgaaccctattatagtctatggggggaaaatgctcgtttcaggggtaggcaacgttcgatcaaattatacttaccaagtccacgagtgagggtcgggctggatcctctgagaagtcttctctgtgcagcgtccccacggcatcttctggctctgaattcactctgccaggcatcgggcctgggcagagccgactgcgcatgcccacactacaagcagacatgcgcagtcggctctgcccaggcccaatgcctggcagagcgaatgAAGAGcccgaagatgccgcggggacgctgcacggagaagacttctaaaggtaggagaagaaccagcattgattggccgactgtatagcattcggccaatcaatgctggttctacatcaaacttttacattcgaacagctagtactactcgctcatctctagttagcacactttctgggttcaaatctgaccaagggtAACATTTTCAAAGAACATTTATATTGTCCCTTTGTTTGAGGCCTTTAGAGTCTGAGGTAGCTCTTGGGATCTTTTGCAATTTCTCTGAGCATCCCCTGGTCTGACATCAGGGTGAATTTGCTGGGATGTCCACTACTGGGAAGATTGTCATTTGTGTTCAATGTTTTCTATTTGTGAATAATTTTTTTCATTGTAGAAGGATGGaaaattgttttaaaaaaatggccttaAAACCTTTTACCAGACTCATGGGCAGCAACAATTGAttttctaagatcattgctgatgacTTTCCTCCTTCACATGCTGAGTGCTTCAGAACAGCAAACTGCTAAAACTTCTGTTTTATTAGAGGTGATCACATTTACAGGTGACCAAATAATCAAGACTATTTGATTAGCTGCACATGACTGCTACTTAGCCTCTTAATTCCTATGGAAGTTGTAAGGGTGGACCTAGTTTTTCACAAATTGATATTTTGGCCTAGTTTTTGTTGAATAAATAATAACCCTTTGGAATCTGTATGTATTGTTGCtgtttgtgttgtttgtcttggttTGGATTTACCATATTTTAAGACTTTTTAAGGCccagattttttttgtattactTCCTGATAAATAAAACCATGACAGCTCAATCAAATTTTTAAGGGTCTGCCCTCTAAagataagtgggagacacagaaattcatccAGGCTataagaaaataagtgtagggcgcagagggatcggagaggacagagctggggtcggccaggtactccctcaacatgcgcctatacttgtccctcctggtgacactaagcccctcagtggcggtaatttggccagggagtgccaataacgtgtcccagaccttggaataAGTTTTGCAACATGGCctagttttgcatgagtggccttgctgcctctggacatacctttgcctgtagccactttttttgctgcttagcttgcctccacatctacactgctctcgcccctagacatcaccccagtctatgacTCTGCttttagccaccttttttgctgcttagcttgcctccacatctacactgctttccccgctagacatcacccctgtccatgttgggtcggtggcctcgtcatccaccaactcctcttccaattgctcactgtccccttactgcaaactgcatataatcacagcttgccctgatggcaactgtgtctcataatcatcactgaggcccagaaacgtcGGTTGCAGAtcaacaaccacaaaattggaaggaaatggcagatgctccagtatttgtaacacctgttcctggtgtttgggcctggtctgcgttgtaccctgcactcaggttaacgcagctgccatatccacaattgtgatgagcgcatgctaatgtttcatgtccagtggaaaggatgcgATAGGATTTCGCATAAgcctgccacccatggaaactcatggtgcagaaagtgagggagctgactttgaggaacccttgggttttaaagatggaactccatcaaaggtctctgcagctcacacaccctgctcaacatatggtatctagggtttcagcgtgtggggacatTGCACAACAGCCGATGTTCgagcagatggaggcgttgttgGAGAGTATTGAAGCTAGCAGCAGctcctgtagacttgcgaaagtgggcgcccaagcgccgcactttcaccagtagctcgtgtacatttgggtatgttttcaaaaaacgttgcaccactaagttagacgtgggccaggcatggaacgtggaactctgtgcaacttagcgcagaacttagggcccgcctgatgttatgggacatgtggtggtgcaaggctcaactcactcaaagggccaaaaacactgctggtgaattttgttccgttccaaaggactgtttacatttggctcagttgtagctccaggacatgccttggaaggcaaggtttcctttagtggctccatctcagcaggatgatgatgatgaagcttggttaaatctggtgtcggaattgaaagtggtttctgatctacatctaaagtactggagcatgttgtttggactattaacacctgatcagaaccctgtagaggtaatgtagagtccgatattagaggaccattaccgctagtagtggtttcagccaattctccacctttgtgaccctctaaataaaagttacccccaggacttgatgccaaaatgttatcaatttgacaatcaaaatcaaggtcaatgtctgggtcctcagtccaatccactgcatcaatccaacataatgagagtgatggttctggaaccactgttttaggggctagcGATTTTaatggggctaacactctgctggtgcaaggctcaactcccccaaagggcaaaaaactctgcaggtagaaggctgaagtcacctgaagggcctcaatctctgctgggagctcagcttaagggcctgtaacttaatttggaagggctcacgttaagggcaagaaaagtgaattttggaaggtcttaccacatctcacacacacacacacacacacacacacacacacacacacacacacacacacactcacacatccacaatgacagttcagggtgggtactgttggatttatcattgcctattccatctgtggttgtcatgggcaacgtgatttaaaggggtgcttgttaatgtttctttagcttcaatttgggtttgtgtccatccatttggggaagaaagaaggtttccaggtattttcctactttgatggaggtttttttgagtgtggaaagtgtgtagttgttaggcggctgtgatgttggggtaaaactgtgacttgggcttgttagatgcccccaggcatgcgtcccctgctgtcccagttgcattgcagaggtgttggcatcatttgctgaggtgtcatagtggacttggtgaccttcttgagtcgaatggtgggttctcctgaaacgaagcattttcccccatagactataatggggttcgatattcgattgaatagtcgaatattgagcggctatttgaaacgaataacaaatattaCAGGCCTCAACATTAACCCCAGGCGCataacatcacccaggaggccagaagaagaccaagaTAGAGCGTCCAACAATGTGAGGATGCCCAGAAAAGGTAAGAGAAggggagtataactgtttgttatttttttacacctcccctgtgcctccaccttttatattctggggtctgaagagattatTTGAACATCTgaaagtttgctacaatgtatcagtatagatACTTTTTGAGCTATCCACAGACCTTTCTCTTGTCCTGGACTTCCCTTTTTGGTAAACAGATCATATCAGGAATGTACAGAACAAAAATTTGCTTATGAAATAGTGTTGGTGCCCGGAGTCTACAATGACATTGGATAAAGATCATATTTGCCTATCACTTCCATCTGCATGACTATTTACACCTGTATGAAGTTCACTGACAACTGACATGTCCAGAATCTCCTACTGATCAGGACATCACAGCAGAAATGTTCAGGGCTGTAGATATAGTGAAACTTGTCATTGATATGATTGATATTAGCCCCAGAAACTGCTCTAAACTCCACAATAATTGCCGTTCTCTATGGAAACTGGAGGAGATGAGAGAGGTTCAATGCTTGTGAGCACATCTTTGTATCCATCACCACCATGTGGTACTTCTATATAGGCTTGCAGTACATTGCATTGTGTCTCCTGTATCTCAGCATCTCCTTATTTCTAACTCATTCCTATTTCTGCATCCCAGCTTGACTTTCCAGCTATTACTGTTTGAAActgaaaatttgtatcccctcccaccttccctggcgcttttttgcaccaataactgtgcaggggaggtgggacaggaactaagacaacggaggcatcgaaaaaaaaatcagaaaaagtaattgactggctaaatcaggGGACCTCCAATATATACGAATAAtggatttaagatccgggtcatatgagacagtgaactatgtgactgtgagacagggatagatgtacaggcagggatagctagggattacctttatttaggtgggaatgttgctcacacagctctttggggctctatctcattgggatccctgtcagcttgcggttatgcgggagctgactttttctaataggaatgcattgaccagcgttgattggccaaatgtcatacagagtactgcattcagccaatcaacgctggttctgccggaggaggcggagtctaagatcggtccatagcCGTCTCCattatctcagatgtagcagtgttgagcgcacagcagagctgggcgtgcgctgagctctgctacaccagagatagcggacttggtgactctcctgagtcgaagtgtggcttcccctgaaataaAGCAttcttccccatagactataatggggttcgatattcattcgaatagtcgaatatcgaggggctattcgaaacgaatatcgaatctcaaatatttcactgttcgctcatctctactgagaatCAAAAGTGTAGCATTGAGCTACAGAAAGTGATTGTTTTTTATGTATCTTATTTGTACGAAAAAGTAAAAGTATTCTGACTTACGGGTAAAAGCAAAAGAATTACAGTTGAAGTAGCGTGAAGATAAGTATAGACCAGGAGAAAATATTATGTTTTATAATTATTCATCATGCATGAGGTTAAACGAATAGACAACCTAATGTTATATCGTGTGTCGCTTGTAAGTGGGTAAGTAGATGATACACCCTGGAGTATAGGATGGGCCTTGTGCACTAGTGTTTGCACTGTGATGCATGTTTAATGCTAGAAACACAAAGCACATCGGAGGGCTCGGTTTCTACAATTGTGGTTGGTTGATAAAGTGGTAGAGTCTGAAGGAGGCAGAGGTACGGGGAGACTAGTTATCTGGGTCTTGGTGTACAGGTGACTGTGGCTGTGAAGATTGATGAAAGCAGGAAGTCCTTGCCAGTTTGGGAAGACAGGTTAAGGAGAAACCAAGCACCAAATCCAGGAGAAGTGTGATGGGAAGGCTCAGAATGAAATCTTGGTTCCCAGAGAGCAGTCAATGGAATCCACCAGGAGAAGACAATCTGCACAGGACCATGGCAACTTCCATGCAAGGCCAAAGATGACTTTGCTTGCACTGGCCAGGCTTCTGAAGATGAACAGTAAAGAGTACCTAGGTTAGTTCTTTACACTATTGATGGATAGTCACAATGAACTCATTTTGTTCACATTCCTGGAAAAGATCAGTTTATTAGGAACTAAACTAAAGCAAATGGAAGGAGTGGATGAGATTAGTAACacagcacagcagctccagcgGGCTCACTCAATGCCACATTACCAATGACTATTTTGAATCTTTGAGCTGGAAAACCAAAGAAAACCAAGTCTCTTTAGTCCAGCGTTCCAGTCTTACTGCCCACAACTCtcttcttagggccccttcacactatggatacgctgcctgattctgaacgttaaagcacgttcagaatcagcccgtataaagcagatcccattaatttcaatgggagccggcatatgagcgctccccattgaaacgaatgggctgctttttactctacgagcgctcccattgaagtgaatgggaagcgctcacgtgagAAAATAAAGAGAGCGTTTGGCAATGATGAATTGTAGTAACTAGTAACAACCTGTTTGTCAGTAAATTTCTGTTGATTTGCCTAAAAAACTGGTATTTGCAAAAGTAAACAGAGTTTCAGCTTTATATCCACCTGCTGTCCATGTGGGTTACCCTACAGAGTCCTCTGCGGTTGAGTTCAGTGACATCACTTGGCGTAGCCCGATCATCTTACATTTAGGCTCCTTGCTATCCTTATActataatatacaaaataaagCCGGTGCAGATATTGGTATGACCAACATTCAAGAACGCTCTCAAATAAATAAACCACAATACAGTAACAATGTAGAACATCAGAGAAAAGATGTGGTCAAAAAATCAATAGCAaactataatatataaaaatataatatttatttgtaGAAAAAAATGCTTGTGCTAGTCTAGAAAAATCTAGACTGGAGCTCCAATATACACAAGAATATGCGTAAACATGCACGCCTACGTGTTTCGCTCATATGGCATCCTCAGGAGATGACTCCTTCCCTTAGCTTAGTCAACGCCCCACTTTGTTGGGTCCATGCCCGGATCTGTTTGGCTTTATGTAATAGATACTGGTATGAGCCAAGCCATAATCCCTATTCCTGGAATTTATCAGGGTATGTTGTGCAATGACAAGAGTTAAGTAAGTTTGATGTGCCAAATAGAATTTGTGGAACGGTCTGTTGTGTAACTTACTTACAATGGTTGACTCAAACCCAAGTGTCGCAGTCAGCAGGAGGTCATAACCATGGGAGCTGCCGAAACAACTTCCTCTATGTGGTATAAGACACGATCTTGATTATTGTTCCTCCTTATAGTCTGTAAAGACCGCAGAACAATCCACACATTGTATTACAACACAGCACATCGACATGTTAGTTAGTGACAGGAGTATCGTATTAAATAAACATCATTATATAGCCCTACATGGGGGTTACTAACTACGGGGTTACTACTACGCTAAACTAGTGCAAATGAACAGCTATTGTTACAACAAAACTACTGCTATTACAGATCCATTtatactactgctattactaaaCCTAGAGGTCTGGAAGTAAGGGGTGGGGTGAAGAATGGGACATCATGTTATTGCCATGATAGTTAGACGTTACAATTTCATCAATGATCCAGATAGATATAGTATGGGCTGCAGGAAAGGGGGTGCAATGGGTTTAGATGAGCATGATGAAGGGGTTAATCCATATAACATTTATATTACTACCATATGCACTACTGAAATATTTGCATTCTTCTACCAGCCACTATAGAAATTTGCTGTTTATCTATGTTTTTGTGCTTGCCCTTGGAATTTATTTGTACGTCCACACTGCTGGAGGATTACGGGACTGCAGCACCTGGCTTATAGCCTTTTCTACAAGTTATAGCTAGACAATGGGGAGAATTTATAAAGACCAGTGATCCCTATGGTAGTCTCAATCCATTTCCCTGCTGGCATGAAATGCAATAGAATGATTAAGACGTTATaatctcttaataattttggcaccCTGCGGGGGGTCTTGTGCATCAATACTGAAATCTATTCCAGTTggtgactggtgtagatttcaggtataacccGCACCACTTTGCTGGctggagttatagtaaatttgataGATTGCAGTACCCCCAAGTTGTCTCGATCCCCACTTTTTTCTTTGGTATAAAAAGAGCTAGTACCAAAGATGTGTACGCTGGAAAATGCATATATGGAAAAGTCAATTTCCCCAATGTTTGTACAACTCCAACAGCAGAACCTTGTTATCTGGCCCATGCACAAAGAACAGCTCAGACATGTCTACTCTATGGGGTGCCATGTATCATTGCCCATTTTCTATGGACTAATACGACAACATTCTGTAACCTTACAGAAAAAATAATTCCAACAAACCAAGAAGTGATTTATTCTCCCGAGGATCTCATGGCACATCCATGCCTCCATAGGCCACCAATGGCTTTTTTCAGCTTCGAGTTACCAGTTATCATAACAAAGGCTTGAATGATagggtaaaatataataaaataactaCAACAGACCATAAAATAATCAACAAAATTGAATGAGTTCATCATCAGATAGATGGAAGCTACATAAAAGCCGGTGTGAGCAGTCACCAGGAGCACCATGGTCCTGGTCGCGGTGATATGGGCCTGGGTCTGAGAAGACTTGACTTCGTTCATGGTCATCCTCTTCATATGTGTCCTCAGTGAGCACAGAGTCAACGCTATGGGAAGCAGAGTTAATATAAGGGGTACAACACACATCAGGAAGACTGTTATGACATAGGGCAATGTTATTACAATCTCGTTTTTCTCCTTTGTAGAATTGTACGCGGCATTTCCAATAGTTTTGTCACCGTTTTTAGGGTAAATATTCCAGAAGGATTGAAGAGCAATAATGAAAGCCGCTGCAGTGGACACCACCATGAGCTTTGGTAGATGGGTCGAGATCCTCATCTTCAATACCATAAGGAGACCGCTGGTGAAATTAACAATC
This region of Leptodactylus fuscus isolate aLepFus1 chromosome 8, aLepFus1.hap2, whole genome shotgun sequence genomic DNA includes:
- the LOC142217194 gene encoding taste receptor type 2 member 13-like — encoded protein: MQIRRRRQKITRETNKLFCIQVHGLIQSLSSCTNHLLVQSKKRLVEKKTMNDQVILLISMLVSIVAGVLGVGSNSWIVYVNLKDWRSGFRLSVPDRILGFMALVNAMMQIAVCFDLSSLATGYYDSFNTIHLKITGFLIFLVSSNLWFTTWLSIFYYLRIVNFTSGLLMVLKMRISTHLPKLMVVSTAAAFIIALQSFWNIYPKNGDKTIGNAAYNSTKEKNEIVITLPYVITVFLMCVVPLILTLLPIALTLCSLRTHMKRMTMNEVKSSQTQAHITATRTMVLLVTAHTGFYVASIYLMMNSFNFVDYFMVCCSYFIIFYPIIQAFVMITGNSKLKKAIGGLWRHGCAMRSSGE